In Rhodoferax koreense, a genomic segment contains:
- a CDS encoding DUF4390 domain-containing protein, which yields MWSKKAAWLACAWLMATAMLLAAVPARAQGTQIDVQQMQLDWTEGGVFLSANLKFDLSAPVEDALRKGIPMYFVAEAELFRDRWYWADQKLSTEARHMRLSFQPLTRRWRLNVAPTPIGNSGLGVTLNQSFDSLSDAMAAVQRFARWKIADVAEVEPDSRLHVEFSFRLDVSQLPRPFQIGAVGQSDWNLSVNRSFRLVFEGGTK from the coding sequence CTGCTGGCGGCGGTCCCGGCGCGCGCGCAGGGCACGCAGATCGATGTGCAGCAGATGCAGCTCGACTGGACCGAAGGCGGCGTTTTCCTCTCGGCCAACCTCAAGTTCGACCTCAGTGCACCCGTGGAGGATGCCCTGCGCAAGGGCATTCCGATGTATTTCGTGGCCGAGGCGGAACTCTTCCGCGACCGCTGGTACTGGGCCGACCAGAAACTCAGCACCGAAGCCCGCCACATGCGGCTGTCGTTCCAGCCGTTGACGCGCCGCTGGCGGCTCAACGTGGCGCCGACACCGATCGGCAATTCCGGCCTGGGCGTCACGCTCAACCAGAGTTTCGATTCGCTTTCCGACGCGATGGCCGCGGTGCAGCGTTTCGCGCGCTGGAAGATCGCCGACGTGGCCGAGGTCGAGCCCGATTCCCGGCTGCATGTCGAATTCAGCTTCCGGCTGGACGTGTCTCAGCTGCCGCGTCCTTTCCAGATCGGCGCCGTCGGCCAATCCGACTGGAACCTGTCGGTCAACCGCAGCTTCCGCCTGGTCTTCGAAGGCGGCACCAAGTGA